One genomic region from Curtobacterium sp. 9128 encodes:
- a CDS encoding nucleotide exchange factor GrpE: MTDSTNDDNVENNEEPQVEGDATNAAEPEDLIEAEGPDVEVSTDAANDLSPEDEALLADAARGMAEDKLSTADRDLVAEMRADMLRAQAELVNFRKRVERDREANREVAIAEVVRALLPALDDLTRAEAHGDLAEGPMLVIAQKIRGGFGKFKLEQIGEKGEAFDPTIHEAIVQLPTPGATGQTVADVVEPGYKLGERVLRAAKVAVAVPA; encoded by the coding sequence ATGACGGACTCCACGAACGACGACAACGTCGAGAACAACGAGGAGCCCCAGGTCGAGGGCGACGCCACGAACGCGGCGGAGCCCGAGGACCTGATCGAGGCCGAAGGCCCCGATGTCGAGGTGTCCACCGACGCGGCGAACGACCTCAGCCCCGAGGACGAAGCGCTGCTCGCCGACGCGGCCCGCGGCATGGCCGAGGACAAGCTGTCCACGGCCGACCGTGACCTCGTCGCCGAGATGCGGGCGGACATGCTCCGGGCGCAGGCCGAGCTCGTGAACTTCCGGAAGCGCGTCGAGCGCGACCGAGAGGCGAACCGAGAGGTCGCGATCGCCGAGGTGGTGCGCGCACTCCTGCCGGCGCTCGACGACCTGACCCGCGCCGAGGCACACGGCGACCTCGCCGAAGGTCCGATGCTGGTCATCGCGCAGAAGATCCGTGGCGGCTTCGGCAAGTTCAAGCTGGAGCAGATCGGTGAGAAGGGTGAAGCCTTCGACCCGACCATCCACGAGGCGATCGTGCAGCTCCCGACACCGGGTGCCACCGGCCAGACCGTGGCGGACGTCGTCGAGCCGGGCTACAAGCTCGGTGAGCGGGTCCTCCGTGCGGCCAAGGTCGCGGTGGCGGTCCCGGCCTGA
- a CDS encoding DnaJ C-terminal domain-containing protein, which produces MASQDWFDKDFYKVLGVSKDASEAELKKTYRKLARQFHPDSNPGDTAAENRFKEISEAYSVLSDKEQRAEYDQVRAMGSGARFTAGGGGQGGGFEDVFGGMFGQQGGGGQRVRFGQGGGGGFEDILGGMFGGGAGGGFGQPSGGYRGFGGPTKGRDVTATTTLDFTTAIAGDTVKLSQGNGRPVNVRIPAGVADGQKIRLRGRGEPSPDGGESGDLVVTVHVRKHPVFERDGQNLRLDVPVTFVEAALGATIQVPTLGGDPVKLRVAPGTPSGRVLRVKGRGVATKNGTGDLLATVQVAVPSHLSDKAKEAVEALAAALPDENPREDLLAKARS; this is translated from the coding sequence GTGGCCAGTCAGGACTGGTTCGACAAGGACTTCTACAAGGTCCTCGGCGTGTCCAAGGACGCGTCCGAAGCCGAATTGAAGAAGACCTACCGGAAGCTCGCGCGGCAGTTCCACCCGGACTCCAACCCGGGTGACACCGCGGCCGAGAACCGCTTCAAGGAGATCAGCGAGGCGTACTCGGTGCTCTCCGACAAGGAGCAGCGTGCCGAGTACGACCAGGTCCGCGCCATGGGCTCCGGCGCTCGCTTCACGGCGGGCGGCGGAGGCCAGGGTGGCGGCTTCGAGGACGTCTTCGGAGGCATGTTCGGACAGCAAGGCGGCGGCGGACAGCGTGTCCGCTTCGGCCAGGGTGGCGGTGGCGGCTTCGAGGACATCCTCGGCGGCATGTTCGGCGGCGGTGCCGGGGGCGGCTTCGGACAGCCCTCCGGCGGCTACCGCGGCTTCGGTGGTCCGACGAAGGGGCGCGACGTCACCGCGACGACGACGCTTGACTTCACGACGGCCATCGCCGGCGACACCGTCAAGCTGTCGCAGGGCAACGGCCGTCCGGTCAACGTCCGGATCCCAGCGGGGGTCGCGGACGGCCAGAAGATCCGGCTCCGCGGCCGCGGTGAACCCTCGCCCGACGGCGGCGAGTCCGGTGACCTCGTGGTGACCGTGCACGTCCGCAAGCACCCGGTGTTCGAGCGCGACGGGCAGAACCTGCGCCTGGACGTCCCCGTGACGTTCGTGGAGGCAGCGCTCGGCGCGACCATCCAGGTGCCCACCCTCGGCGGTGACCCCGTCAAGCTCCGGGTCGCACCAGGCACACCCTCCGGTCGTGTCCTGCGCGTCAAGGGGCGAGGCGTCGCGACCAAGAACGGGACGGGCGACCTGCTCGCCACCGTCCAGGTGGCGGTGCCGTCGCACCTGTCGGACAAGGCGAAGGAAGCGGTCGAGGCACTCGCGGCGGCCCTGCCGGACGAGAACCCCCGCGAGGACCTCCTCGCCAAGGCGCGCAGCTAG